The genome window TTGATGCAACTTGCTGAACTCGCCACATCTCATCACCAATTAATGTGATTACTCCTCTATTGTATGTAATCGTAGCAAGCGGATCAAATCCCAATAAATATTTTTCATTTCTTTTAACATACTCTTCATCTAAGAATAATATCCTGGAAAATTCTATTCCATCTTTTGTAAATGGTGATAAAATTACAAATTCACTATATCGTTTGTCTTTTTCCAATGACGTTAACAGCTTTTGAATTGAATTTGTCTCAATTCTAAAAATTGCACAATTTTCTTTACCTGCAACAATTTTTATTGGATGTCCTTTCTGTTTCTCCAATTCTCTTTTTATTGTAGTTGTTTTCACTGGATTTTTCATATTTGTAATAGTAATAGGTATGTCTACACCATTTTCAACAATTTCTTTTATTGAAATTGGATCTAAAATTTTCATTCCAAACATTCCTGCAAGTCTTGCTTCGTTGTATGATAATTGGATTATTTCTCTTAATCCAGATTCCACAATTTTTGGATCTGCAGAAACTACAGCACTGTCTTTTTCAAAATCTACACTTGTTTGGTATTTCTTATGAAATAGTATCCCTAGATCTACCGCAGTTCTATCTGATCCACCACGCTCATATGTAGTGGTAACACCATCTACTGTTTTTCCAATAAATCCACCAATTGTAACCACTTCATTTTTTTCAACCAATTCTTTTATTTTATCCATTTTTTCTCTAGATTCTGCTGCAAGAAAATTTGTAAATTCAATATTATCATCAGTAATTATAGGCCAATCTTCAAATTTTACAGCATCAGACTTTATTCTATTGCTTCTTAGAATATGGTTCATTACATGTGACATTAGGATCTCGCCAGAGAATGCCAATGCTGTTGAGCGTATCTCATCTGCAAATTCTTTTCTCTCAAATGCATCATCTAGGGCTTTTTGTGCCTTTTCTAAATGAGTTTTAATTGCATTCTCGCAGTTTTCTTTATTTTCAAAATTTACCAGTTCAAGAATTTTTTGATATGTTAATTTTACAGTATTCAATGTTGGTCTTATTCCATTTTTTGCATTTTCCCCTTGCTCTAAAATAATGTCAGTAAGTGAACGTTTCTCCTCATTGTGGACTGTTAATGGAGCTGAAAAAACAGTAATCACTTTGGAATCTTTTTTTAAATCATATACGCGTTTAACAATTTCTGGAATGAATATGCCATTTGGGCCTATTGCACTCCCCCCAAATTTAGCAACTACTAGTCTAGTCATAGTATTTTATCAAAACCTAATTACCTTCTATTAAGCATTTGATTATTTATTCATCATCTTTTCGATGATATCTGATGCCACCTTTGCGCCATCTGTATTTACTTGATTTCTTTTCTCTTCTAGTTTTTCTAAAATTAACACATCCAATTTTTTTATGTCCTCAAAAACAAACCCTTGTTCTCTTGCATTGTCTTCCTGTTCAAAATGATTCTTGATTGGTATGAATATACCTGGGGTCCCATAAGCCTTAGCTTCATCTATAGTTGATTTTCCAGCCAAAGAAATTATCAAATCTGCGGCAAAAATTAACTCATGTAAATTATCAACAAATCCTAAATTTCTAACATTTTCAAACGTTTTACTAATTGCTGGTCCTGAAACTAGAACAACTTGAATATCTTGATTAATTTTTGAAATAGCCTTTAAGGCCTCTTCAATAAGGAAAACTCCTGCATCAGTGCCTCCAATTGAAATAACTATAGTTTTTTTATCAAATAAAAATTTTTTCCTTAGTTCTTCTCTTGAAAAATTTGTTTTTCTAACTATTGACCCCACTCTTTTGATATTATCCTGATCATCACCAATTTCAGGAATAATCACTACATCACATTTTTTTATTATATTCTGCATTGATTTATTCATTCTTTTTTCAATAAATGATGCAAATCCCTTCGTAAAACGTGTCTCTAAAATATCAGTGATAAGTACAGTTCGAATCTTCATGTTTTGTGCATTACTTAATGATGCAAAATCTTCATCACTAATTACCATATCTGGATTATCCATTTGAAGAATTTTCTGTGAAATATTTTTGCAATCTTTATAGTAATTATAATAATTCCACAACCATCGTGTTTGGTTTTTCAGTGCTCCACTTTGTATGATAAATGGTGGTGGTTTATACGCATCGTGTACTTTAAAATCTAAATTTCTTAGAATTTTTACAGCTCCACTACCTGTCACAAAGTTTGTCACAGCATTTTCAAAGTTATTTACAATTGCAATATCTCGAGTTACATGACCTAATCCTATTGGACTGGAAAAAAAATCAAAAACATTCATGATTCTCTTTTTTTTCCTCAAATTTCTAGATTCTTACATGTCTCAAAGTTTAAATGGTTTTTAGAAAGGTAGGTTTCTGGGCTCATAGTCCAGGTCGGTTATGACGTCGCCCTTACACGGCGAAGATCCGGGGTTCAAATCCCCGTGGGCCCATACCCTATATTGGGACAAATATCATTAATGAAAATCTATTTACCGTTTAATTATCATTCATTCTACTGAATAACATGGTCAGGCAGGGAATTTTGATTGGTGTAGCAATTGGTGTATTTTTTGCAGGATTAGGAATAGGATATACTGCTTTACAATCATCTACTCCGACAACACCAATGATGATGAATTCCCAACAAATGCAACAAATGATGAATGACCCTCAGACAATGAATCAATGGATGAATACTATGATGAATGATCCTCAAATGCAACAACAGATGATGAGTCACATGATGGGGAATCAAGGTATGATGAATTCAATGATGAACAATCAAGACATGATGAACATGATGATGGGAAATAACATGATGATGGATGGAAATATGATGATGGGAAATAACATGATGATGGATGGAAATATGATGATGGGAGGTCATATGATGGATTCTGGAATGATGGGACAAGGAATGATGAGTTCTCAATCTTCACAAACAATTCCTACAGATACAGAACCTCAAACTAGAACATTTCAAATCAGCATGGAAGAAGTAGAGTTCTATGCTGAAGTTGAAAATGAAGGAGGAAAAGAGGGAATCGCCTTTGTCGAACTACACAGATGGGAACCAAACACCATAATTGTAAATCAAGGAGATACTGTAGTTCTTGAAATTACTAATCCAAGAAAACACGCACATACATTATCAATTCCTGCTTTTAATGTAAATTCAGAAATGCTTGAACCAAGAGAGGGAGCAGATACGGTAACCTTTGTTGCTGATACTCCAGGTGTTTTCACATTTTATTGTGGTCTACCATACAATCCTGACAAACTGTACTGTGATCCTGATCACAACATGATGACAGGAACTCTAATTGTTTTAGAATAATTTTCATGCCTATCTGCGTCCATTTTTATCCCCAAAAAGGTGGCTGAATCCCCGTGGGCCCATATACTTTCTTGGGACTAAAATAGGATTGCCCTTCTAAAGAATTGAACCTTTGAAATTTTCTCTGTGCATTTAACCAAGAGTAATTTAATTATAATGATTTTTGGTAAAATTTGGTTTTAATCAATGGTTATAATCATATACTAATATTGTACAATGAGCAAAAAATGTCTAAAAAAATTACTAATGTGGTTTTCTTAATTGCGGCCTTTAGTGTGATCTTTCTAATTTTACAACCCAATGCTTTTGGTGTGGAAAATAATCCACTTGATTTTCCAATTGGTCTAAAGATAGGCGAAACTGCAACTATCAATTCTGATTGAGCGATTACCAGTTCAAAAAGGAATAAAACTTTCTGTTTTGGAATTGTCTTGGGAGGATTTTCTAGGGCTGTCTTGGGTTTCTGAGGATGAGTGATATTGAAGATAACAAATCATCCCCAGACCAAGCAGAATTTAATCAGCACTAAATTTACAAAGGTAGATTACTTGAAATGGGTTTTAGATAATCTATAACTGAGATTATTCTTCAGCAAATATCCTAGATATACCTCTAACTTCTTCCAAAGATCGATTTGAATTAGTATTGTTCCCTTTCATGATATTCATTATGTAAAATTTGTTTATAACATTCACGAATCATTTGCAGATCATTTATTCATATTATTGTGTAGAAAACTCAAAAACAGTTCATTATGTGATTAACTGAATAGAAGTTAGTAAAGTGTATGTTTTAAAATGCTTTTTTTTAACACATTTAATATCTAATATTTAATTAATGATCTGTGACGCTAAAAGTAACCCCAAGTGATTCTAATATCTCTGAGGCTGGAAAATTCCCTTGTATTTCATGTCATACAAATTGTTGTAAAGAGTATGTGATCTTTGTTAATGCTCATGACATTTACCGACTCTCAGTTGGATTGGGATTACCTCCAGAAAATTTTCTTGAGATTTATGGAGCAAAAGATTATGATCTTGGAATAAAGGTAAAAGAAGGTCTGTTAGATCTTGCTTTAAAACAAAAAGATGGTGGATGCATATTTCTTGAAGAATCTAAAGACGTCTTTAGATGTACCGTAAATGACTTTAAACCAAGTGTGTGCAAATCATACCCATTTCAAATGAAAAATAGAAAATTAATCCAGATGAGTGATAAGATGTGTCCTGTTGAGTGGAATACTAAAGAATTTGAGGATATGATGTTAACTCATCTTAAAAAAGACGAAGATGAATGGAAGTTTTATGACAAACTTATCCAGGAATGGAATGCAATGCATTGGAGAAAAAAACCACTATCTGAATTTTTGAAATTTATACTAAATAGAGTAGTTTTAGAAAGATCTATAATCTAACTTCCTAACTATCAAAATATGTCTGATAACCAATGGTGGAATAATTTTAAAGAACTTGAAGAAGACATTGAATCTAATTGATATTATATGTATAATTAATTTCATAATTATTTGAATCTATTTTCATCATCATTCCCAATCCACATTTTTTACATCCTTTTGTCTTTACCTCTACATTTGTATTATTACCTAAGTTATCTTAGAAGCCTATCTTCTCCAACAAGATCATCAATTCCTGCAAGTATATCTATTTTTTTTATTTTTCTTTTATTTCATTATAATCTTGCATTATTTTTGGTAATTTGTCATCGTGGTTTTTCTTTATGTTATATTTCTTACAAAACTCAAAGTAATTTGGCCAGTTTGTTTTTGCAATACTTCCATAATCGTCTTTTACCATTTTATCATACCAACCAATTATAATAAGACCGTACCCAAAAAAACGTCGTAGGTATGTCCCTATTTCTGTTGGAATTTTACCTCGCAATGTAAGAAAAGCAATTTCATCAAGATTATTGAGGTAATCATTTGCATACCTTTCACAATCCTCTGTTGTTTGTAACACGGTATTTTTTTCTAGTCTTTTAGTTAGATCTTCATGAAATGATCTCAGTAATTGTGCATACGTAGCTCGAGTGTTTTCTTTTGTAGCTTTCCATGTAATCCATAATGTAATTGCAAAAATAGTCATAGTTACAGAACTAATCATCACTGCTAAAACAGGAGTCTCTATGGATTGTGGGATAATTTGAAGATATACTCCATTCAAGATATTTAACATGAATTTCTAAAGATGTGTGCCTATTATTATGATTCTACTTTTGAGTAATTATGCTTATTTTTATACTCACAAAGTGATGGATGAGCCACTGTGGATTACAACAGTGAAAGATTAGGCCAAATTGACTAATCTCTGGATGGTGGTAAATTGGTAGATGACTCTAGGAATACCTTTACTCATTTAAAGAATTTTATTTAAACTAGAATAGTTTCTATTGGATTACTTGGTATGGTTATACTTACCTACTAAGTATGTAATTACTACCATCTTTAAATCACATATTCTGTATTGTATATTGTGAAACAAAACACAAATCAAGATCTAGTGAGCGATGAAACACAGACTCGCTCTGTATTACAAGTGATTAATTCCAAAATAACATTGGAAGGTGAAGGATTTTTAGTACACAGAGCATTTCCGAATGGAAGTCTTAGAGAGTTTGATCCATTTCTTTTGTTAGATGAAATGGGACCAATTGAAATATCACCTGGAGATGCAAAAGGTGCATCAGATCACCCTCACAGAGGATTTGAAACTGTCACATACATGGTTAATGGTGTATTTGAACACAAAGATTCGCAAGGACATTCAGGAAAAATAAAAGCAGGAGATGTTCAATGGATGACTATAGATTCCGGTGTAATTCATTCTGAAATGCCAGAAAAAGGATTTGTACAAAAAGGTGGTACACTGCATGGATTCCAGTTATGGATAAACTTGCCAAAAAAAGACAAGACGATGAAACCACGTTATCAAGAATTATCATCAAATAAAATTCCTACAGCACAAAATGATGGTGTACAAATCAAAGTAATTGCAGGAGAATCAATGGGAAAAAAAGCAGTGATTCAAACAAGAACTCCAATAACGTATCTTCATTTTACTTTACAGCCCAATTCTAAAATAACACAAACAATCCCAAAAAACTATAATGCATTTGCATACATCATTAAAGGAAAGAGTTTTTTTGGAGATGGGCAAATCCCCGCACACAAAGAACAGATTGTTTTATTTGAGCAAGATGCGAATAAAATAACCATCAAATCATCAATATCATCGTTAGATGTGTTATTGATTGCAGGTGTTCCATTAGGAGAACCTGTAACTCGTTATGGACCTTTTGTAATGAATACTGAAGAAGAAATCAAACAAGCCATACTAGATTACAATAATGGGAAGATGGGAAAAATTGTTTTTTGAGAAATTTATCTCTGAACCATTAAATCCCACGCTCACTTTTTATAATTAGGTGGTATTTTGTTACTATATATGGAAACAGAGTTTGAAAAAGAGAAAAGAACTCGTAATCATGTAACTTGTAATGCTAATGATATTTGGAGTGTTCTTGGAAAAACATGGGCATTACTGATTTTAAAAAAACTTTCAGAAAATCAATCGACACGATTCAATGAAATAAAAAAAGCTATTCCGATGATTAGCAATACTGTTCTATCTGAAAGATTAAGAGATCTTGAAGTACACAGTTTGATTACAAGAAAAGTCTATGCTGAAGTACCTTTGCGTGTAGAATACAGCATAACAAAACAAACACATGAACTAGGAAACATTTTGAAACAACTTGATAATTGGATATTACGATGGAGAAGTGAAAAACCTAAGAAATGACATTGACAAAAATTCTTGCATTTGCAGGTAGTACTCGCACTGATTCATTTAACAAAAAATTAGTCAAGATAGCAGCTGCTGGGGCAAAAGAAGCTGGTACTGATGTCACAATAATTGATCTTCGTGATTTCCAAATGCCACTTTATGATGAAGATTTAGAAAGACAAGAAGGATTACCGTCTAATACACGTAAACTTAAAGAATTGATGGCATCTCATGATGGATTTCTTATCGCATCTCCAGAATACAACAGCTCAATTTCTGGTGTTCTCAAAAATACCATTGATTGGACATCAAGACATAGTAATGGAGAATCACCAATGTCTTGTTTTAAAGATAAAGTAGCAGGACTGATGAGCGCATCGCCTGGCGGACTAGGAGGACTACGAGGATTGGTTCATGTACGTGCAATTCTTGAAAACATGGGAGTACTTGTAATTCCAGAACAGATTGCAATATCAAAAGCACATGAAGTCTTTAACTCCGATGGCTTCATGAATGATCCTAAACAAGAGCAGCGAATAAAGAGTATTGGTGCTAATCTTGCTAAAATTCTTCAAAAATTAAATTCTTAATGGAACTTATTCTCTCTCTCAATAATATTCAGGTCCTCTAAAATTGATATCAAAAATAATGTCGAGCCTAAATTCTATCAGATCTCAGCAATAAACGATGATGAATAAAATTGGATAACTTATCTCAGAATAGTCTCATTTATAGACGAAACAAAATATTTGAAGATGTTACCCTAGAAAATATTTTTATTTTTCTAAACAAGATAAAAAACTACTACAAGATCAAAATTTTTGAAATTTAAAAAAACTATTCTTGTTCAGGGATTATTGTTCTGTTTGTTTTTTGTTTGATGATTAATTCTATAACTAGTCCTGAAATTATGACTGAAAGAACCATGACTGCAGACCATAAAACTCCAATTTGTGGATCTGATATGCCAGTTTGAAGAAATTCTTGCATGTTCTCTGTTTGTTCTGGAATGGAACGCATCATAGATTGTGTAGACTCATCTGCTATAGGAGGAATTTTTGATTTAGTATTTTCTGATATAATACTTTGATTTTGGATTAATTGCGATGAGAACCATACTGCAATTGAGACTCCTCCTAATGTTGCAAGTCTGTGAATTCTTGTGAATGAATTAAACAGAGATTTACTTTTCTTTGCAGGTTTTGTCATTTCTGATGGAAGAATTACTATTGCAAACTTGTCAATTGTATAATATTTCATATCGTGTGATTTTGAGTTTTTCCCAATATTTCTAATCTTTATGATCTGAACTGATTGCATTTTTTTTAAATGATGAATTACTAGTGGCAATGACATCTCTGTTTTTTGTGCAATTTCATTAGCAGAAAGGGATTGATTAAACAATAGTTTGAGAATACTTCTGCTTGAATCAGATGACAAAATCTCGCCAATTGTTTTTAATCTCTCATCTTCAGTTGATATAATGTCTACTCTGTCAGACAAATTTGAAACATCATCCGGATTCATGAACGCTGGTTCTTTCAACTTGTACTATTAAGATTTCTGATTAAATTTTGATTTAATCAGATCTTATCTTTAAAATTTTATACATCTAATCATGAAAAAATCAAAACAACTAATCATGAAAAAATCAAAACAACTAATCATTACCATGCTAATGGTCTGGCAGTGTCTATTTCCTTTGTAACATTGTATCCTAAGGTTGATCCCCAAGAAGTTACATCAGTTTCATCTGGATCTCAAAGCTGATTTATTAGCGTAGGCAATAGAGAATGTAAAATCAAAGGCTGGCAAAGCAATAACACCACTTGATCATTATATCATAGGAACTAAAAGTGCCTTGCTATCAGAATCTGGAATACCTTATCCACAACCAGTATTCAGGGGCCATTTTGGAGAATCTAAAGTAATATAATCATCAACTTCAGTATTCTCTTCTGAACAACATATCACAACATCATACAAATTTTATTTCTTATCGGAAGCAACCAATTTTTTTACTCATGGAAGTTTTTTTACGTTATTTTTGTACTGGATAAATATTTTCAAAATTTTTTTAATTCTTATTTGTATTGATTTCTAGCTCCAAAACGACAGCTTAATCCACATGGGCACGTTTTAAACTTAAAAATTCTATTTTGATTAAATATTTGATTCTTCAACACCATATCATGTCTGAACAAGTAGTAACTAAAAAATTTCTTATTTTTACTATATTTGTTTTATTTTCACTCATTTTTGTAGGTGGAATTTTTGCTGCAACAAATACAACAGCAGTGAGTGCCGGACAAGAGTTATCATATCCTTCCTGGTTGATAATTTCTTATCTAGCTGGTCTTTCAATGATTATTCTTCCATGTACTTTACCACTTGTATTCATAATAATTCCACTTAGTATGGGAAAGGGAGGAAAAAAGGGACTTTGTATGGCATTACTTTTTGGTGCTGGATTGACAACCACAATTACATTTTACGGATTTGGAATTGGTGCTTTAGGCCAATCAGCAGATTTAGATCAAATCTCTGTTTACATGTTTTTAATTGCAGGTATTGCAGCATTTGTCTTTGGTTTATCACAACTCAAATTATTTGAATTAAAACTTCCATCTTATTCAGGAACTCCAAAATTTATTCAAAATAGAGGTGATTATTCTAAATCCTTTTTCATGGGATTGCTCTTAGGTAACGCTGGAGTTGGATGTCCTAATCCTATGTTTTATTGGCTTTTGATCTATATTGCAGGAAGTGGAAGTGTAGAAATTGGAACAAGCTTGGGTATTGTACATGGAGTTGGTCGCGCAATTCCACTAATCTTGTTATCTATTTTAGCAATTATTGGAGTAAATGCAACAAAAGGAATTACTATTAATCGTCAACGAATTGAAAATATCACTGGTTGGATGTTGATTATAATTGGTGCATTTTTGATAATCAATGGTATTCCTGGTGGACACGAGTGGTATGAAAGTACAATCATTCATCATGGGTGGAACAATCTTGTTTCTACAACTCTCTTGCCTCCAGAATTCCATGTTGGTGAGCACATACATCATCACACCTCAGAAATGCCTGAGGAGTTTGTACCTATTCTATTTTTAGGCTTGATTATATTCCCAATAGTTTGGTATTTTAGCAAGAAAAAGCGAGATACATGTGCATGAAAGATCCTGTATGTGGAATGAAAGTTGAAGAAAAAGGAGAATTATTTATTCATAAAGGAAAAGAATACAGATTTTGTTGTGCAACATGTAGATGGGCATTTGAGAAGAATCCAGAACAATTCACCGAATCATGAAAGTACAAATTTTAACTACTCCTGATTGCTCAAATTGTAACATTTTAGAAAAAATGTTAGATCGACTTGGAGTACAATATGATGTGATTAATGTAACCAAAAACCCTGAGTATTTAGAAAAATATCCTATTTTTACTGCTCCCGGACTAGTAATAAACGAGAAATTGGAATTTATTGGTATTCCAAAAATTGAAGAATTAAAAAGTAAATTTTGTAACTGACAGGCAAGTTTTTTAGACATTGTCTACTTGTATTTTCAAATGACTGATTATTCAATGCATGAAAAAATGATTATTATTCAATATGCAATCAAAAAATATGATAATGAAAATATCGTTATTGAGAAACTAAAATCAGTATTGACTGAAAAAGATATTCAAAGAAATATTGATACTCTAATTGGAACACAAAAGGTTAGAAGAATAGGCCCTGAAATTCTTCAAAATAATGAAAGTCATACTGAATTGCCTGAACTACCTGAAAACCTTAAAGACATGATTGAAAATCTTTAATTTAAAAATTCTTAAATTAACAAATTTGAAAAACATATTGTTTTTTCCATGCTCTTGATCAAACAAATTGTCTTGGATATTTGTTGAAGATAATATCACAAATCATGTTGAAAGATATTACAGTAATAATTCAAATTTTTAGAAACAATGAAGTAGTTCACTTTCCACAGGCAAATACAATGTCTGATAATGATTTTGAATACAAATTCAGAATTTTAAATATTAACAATGGAGTTGCAACCAAAATTTTTGCCAGATCTTATACTGTTAAAATCTGTAAAGTTGCATATCTGAATCAATATGGTGTAATTTAGAATCCACGTAAGCCTTGGGGGCGTATAATCTCTGGATGTTGTTTCATCCACTCTACTTTGTCTACCATATCTTGTTTATCTTGAGGAAAAGTACCTTTGATGGTGTATGCATTTGAACCATGATTTGCTCTAAAAATAATCTCGTCTTTTGAATCTATCTGACTTATCAAATCATGAAGCTCATCTAGTGATTCATCATCATTAATTCTTACAAATTCACCTTCATATTTCTCCAAAAATTCTTGTTTAATACCATTCTCTAGATATAGAGTTAGGGCTCCGACATAATTTGGTGAACACGCGCTGATCACTTCTGCAGTTCCTTTGATGTGTTCTTTGGAATATTTTTTTCCTCCCAACCCTAAAATTACCATACATGACATTACATATCCAGCTTCTTTTGCCTTATTGACTGATCTGATAATTGTTTTTGCAACTGCACCTTTTGTTACTTTTTTTAGAACAATATCCGAACCGCTCTCAATTCCCAAATAGAACATATCCAATCCAGCTTCATTCATTTTCTTTAATTCCTCTGGAGTTTTTTTAAGAATGTTCATTGGCATTGCATAACAGGAAATTCTTTCAATCTTTGCAAATTTTTCTCTAATGTATTTTACAATTTTTACCATATATTCAGAATCAAGATTTAATGCATCACCATCTGCGAGAAAAACTCTTCTGGTATCTGGCAAATAATTTGCCATCATATCAATTTCGGCCTTAACTTGTTCCCATGGTCTTTCAGAGTATTCTTTTGATCTATACATGTCACAAAAAGAACATTCGTTAAATGAGCATCCAAGTGTTACTTGAAAAATTAATGATTTTGCTTCAGAAGGTGGTCGATACAAAGGTGCATCATAATTTAACATCATATTTTGATTCATTCAAATTTCCTGATTATGTTTTTTATACTTTCCACTTGTAATCTAATCCTAAAATACCTTTTAGTAGTAAATACAAAGAAATTTTATAACTTATGGCAAATGATCCTGATGTAAAAAGACTACTTTGGTTTGTATTTGCAGGTTCACGTGGAGGATTAAACAGATTAAAAATTATCTCACAATTAAGGAAAAATCCGTTTAATACTAATCAACTTGCAAATGAATTAGGTCTTGATTACAAGGCCATTCAGCATCACATAAGGGTGCTTGAAAAAAATAATCTAATTACTAGGGTTGGAGAGAAATATGCTGTAACATATTTCATCTCTACTTTTCTTGAAGTAAATATGGAGACATTTGAAAAAATTGAAGGAGAACTGGATAAAAGTAAATAAAAGCTCAAGAGGTGTTTTACACTAAATGGAACCTACATCTCTAATTTTATCTATTGTTTCAATTGTAAATATGGGGATACTTGGAATTTTAATATGCATCTTTGGAAAGATGTATGGCAAAACTAGAGCTCAACTTCCATTAGGTAT of Nitrosopumilus sp. contains these proteins:
- a CDS encoding pirin family protein, yielding MKQNTNQDLVSDETQTRSVLQVINSKITLEGEGFLVHRAFPNGSLREFDPFLLLDEMGPIEISPGDAKGASDHPHRGFETVTYMVNGVFEHKDSQGHSGKIKAGDVQWMTIDSGVIHSEMPEKGFVQKGGTLHGFQLWINLPKKDKTMKPRYQELSSNKIPTAQNDGVQIKVIAGESMGKKAVIQTRTPITYLHFTLQPNSKITQTIPKNYNAFAYIIKGKSFFGDGQIPAHKEQIVLFEQDANKITIKSSISSLDVLLIAGVPLGEPVTRYGPFVMNTEEEIKQAILDYNNGKMGKIVF
- a CDS encoding winged helix-turn-helix domain-containing protein, with the protein product MNPDDVSNLSDRVDIISTEDERLKTIGEILSSDSSRSILKLLFNQSLSANEIAQKTEMSLPLVIHHLKKMQSVQIIKIRNIGKNSKSHDMKYYTIDKFAIVILPSEMTKPAKKSKSLFNSFTRIHRLATLGGVSIAVWFSSQLIQNQSIISENTKSKIPPIADESTQSMMRSIPEQTENMQEFLQTGISDPQIGVLWSAVMVLSVIISGLVIELIIKQKTNRTIIPEQE
- a CDS encoding thioredoxin family protein; protein product: MKVQILTTPDCSNCNILEKMLDRLGVQYDVINVTKNPEYLEKYPIFTAPGLVINEKLEFIGIPKIEELKSKFCN
- a CDS encoding aspartate kinase: MTRLVVAKFGGSAIGPNGIFIPEIVKRVYDLKKDSKVITVFSAPLTVHNEEKRSLTDIILEQGENAKNGIRPTLNTVKLTYQKILELVNFENKENCENAIKTHLEKAQKALDDAFERKEFADEIRSTALAFSGEILMSHVMNHILRSNRIKSDAVKFEDWPIITDDNIEFTNFLAAESREKMDKIKELVEKNEVVTIGGFIGKTVDGVTTTYERGGSDRTAVDLGILFHKKYQTSVDFEKDSAVVSADPKIVESGLREIIQLSYNEARLAGMFGMKILDPISIKEIVENGVDIPITITNMKNPVKTTTIKRELEKQKGHPIKIVAGKENCAIFRIETNSIQKLLTSLEKDKRYSEFVILSPFTKDGIEFSRILFLDEEYVKRNEKYLLGFDPLATITYNRGVITLIGDEMWRVQQVASRTSAKIGETGLNILNMDAQEETSRIIIVIEDADDNIRKAIKAIHQEISDINFI
- a CDS encoding YkgJ family cysteine cluster protein, which gives rise to MTLKVTPSDSNISEAGKFPCISCHTNCCKEYVIFVNAHDIYRLSVGLGLPPENFLEIYGAKDYDLGIKVKEGLLDLALKQKDGGCIFLEESKDVFRCTVNDFKPSVCKSYPFQMKNRKLIQMSDKMCPVEWNTKEFEDMMLTHLKKDEDEWKFYDKLIQEWNAMHWRKKPLSEFLKFILNRVVLERSII
- a CDS encoding UDP-glucuronosyltransferase, coding for MNVFDFFSSPIGLGHVTRDIAIVNNFENAVTNFVTGSGAVKILRNLDFKVHDAYKPPPFIIQSGALKNQTRWLWNYYNYYKDCKNISQKILQMDNPDMVISDEDFASLSNAQNMKIRTVLITDILETRFTKGFASFIEKRMNKSMQNIIKKCDVVIIPEIGDDQDNIKRVGSIVRKTNFSREELRKKFLFDKKTIVISIGGTDAGVFLIEEALKAISKINQDIQVVLVSGPAISKTFENVRNLGFVDNLHELIFAADLIISLAGKSTIDEAKAYGTPGIFIPIKNHFEQEDNAREQGFVFEDIKKLDVLILEKLEEKRNQVNTDGAKVASDIIEKMMNK
- a CDS encoding NAD(P)H-dependent oxidoreductase, yielding MTLTKILAFAGSTRTDSFNKKLVKIAAAGAKEAGTDVTIIDLRDFQMPLYDEDLERQEGLPSNTRKLKELMASHDGFLIASPEYNSSISGVLKNTIDWTSRHSNGESPMSCFKDKVAGLMSASPGGLGGLRGLVHVRAILENMGVLVIPEQIAISKAHEVFNSDGFMNDPKQEQRIKSIGANLAKILQKLNS
- a CDS encoding helix-turn-helix transcriptional regulator, which gives rise to METEFEKEKRTRNHVTCNANDIWSVLGKTWALLILKKLSENQSTRFNEIKKAIPMISNTVLSERLRDLEVHSLITRKVYAEVPLRVEYSITKQTHELGNILKQLDNWILRWRSEKPKK
- a CDS encoding cytochrome C biogenesis protein, with the protein product MSEQVVTKKFLIFTIFVLFSLIFVGGIFAATNTTAVSAGQELSYPSWLIISYLAGLSMIILPCTLPLVFIIIPLSMGKGGKKGLCMALLFGAGLTTTITFYGFGIGALGQSADLDQISVYMFLIAGIAAFVFGLSQLKLFELKLPSYSGTPKFIQNRGDYSKSFFMGLLLGNAGVGCPNPMFYWLLIYIAGSGSVEIGTSLGIVHGVGRAIPLILLSILAIIGVNATKGITINRQRIENITGWMLIIIGAFLIINGIPGGHEWYESTIIHHGWNNLVSTTLLPPEFHVGEHIHHHTSEMPEEFVPILFLGLIIFPIVWYFSKKKRDTCA
- a CDS encoding cupredoxin domain-containing protein encodes the protein MVRQGILIGVAIGVFFAGLGIGYTALQSSTPTTPMMMNSQQMQQMMNDPQTMNQWMNTMMNDPQMQQQMMSHMMGNQGMMNSMMNNQDMMNMMMGNNMMMDGNMMMGNNMMMDGNMMMGGHMMDSGMMGQGMMSSQSSQTIPTDTEPQTRTFQISMEEVEFYAEVENEGGKEGIAFVELHRWEPNTIIVNQGDTVVLEITNPRKHAHTLSIPAFNVNSEMLEPREGADTVTFVADTPGVFTFYCGLPYNPDKLYCDPDHNMMTGTLIVLE
- a CDS encoding YHS domain-containing protein: MKDPVCGMKVEEKGELFIHKGKEYRFCCATCRWAFEKNPEQFTES